In Quercus robur chromosome 11, dhQueRobu3.1, whole genome shotgun sequence, the following proteins share a genomic window:
- the LOC126706601 gene encoding L-type lectin-domain containing receptor kinase IX.1-like, with product MFSTKVSIMAVYNLTIKHFRFRQLSILFSLFMFTNFFSVLTPFTFASALSFNFPSFSFSDLNISYEQNAYADEHEVIQLTGNVAWQVGRATYFRPMHLWDKNSRKLTDFATHFSFVIDSQNQNYYADGMAFFLAPNGSKTPTGTKGGYLGLFDLNSTSNRFVAVEFDIMSNEWDPPEVHVGIDINSMKSFANASWLSNITIMEGKINEAWISYNSSSYNLSVVFTGFKNNVVVNQSLSYTVDLRIHLPEWVTFGFSAATGYNYAIHTIHSWNFSSSLEIDNNNTDPNGPNPVLPSSRLIRTWKLPVFVIVGVFILVGGLATVLFALWKRKRRGNEDDDALDEEFKREVGPRRFSYDELARATNDFNSKEKLGQGGFGEVYKGFLRTLDSIVAIKRVLEGSKQGIGEYVSEVKIIGQLRHKNLVQLIGWCHEKSKGQLLLVYDFMPNGSLDSHLFREDTLLVWEVRYKIVQDLASALLYLHEEWESCVLHRDIKSSNIMLDSNFNAKLGDFGLARLVDHARGSLTTNLAGTQGYMDPRCVITRKANKESDIYSFGIVALELACGRKPVIHEAPEDQIVMLEWVRELHGRGEVLLNAADQRLGGNFDEQQMKCLLNVGLWCAHSEYDRRPSIREAIQVLNFEAPLPLLQLDTPLSLYRTPTVNEATTLLSTSSGATNSTK from the coding sequence ATGTTTTCAACTAAGGTTTCAATCATGGCTGTTTACAACCTCACGATCAAACATTTTCGATTTCGACAGCTTTCCATcctcttttctctatttatgTTCACCAATTTCTTCTCTGTACTAACCCCATTTACATTTGCAAGTGCCTTGTCCTTCAACTTTCCTAGTTTTAGTTTTTCAGACCTTAACATATCATATGAACAGAACGCTTACGCTGATGAACACGAAGTCATTCAACTCACGGGCAACGTGGCATGGCAGGTGGGTCGAGCCACGTATTTCAGACCCATGCACCTGTGGGACAAGAACTCTAGAAAACTCACAGATTTCGCTACGCATTTTTCCTTTGTCATTGATTCGCAGAATCAAAATTACTATGCAGACGGGATGGCCTTCTTCCTCGCACCTAACGGTTCCAAAACACCTACAGGTACCAAAGGTGGCTATCTGGGTCTCTTTGACCTAAACTCAACGAGTAATCGTTTTGTTGCGGTGGAGTTCGATATTATGAGCAATGAATGGGATCCGCCTGAGGTACATGTAGGTATTGATATCAACTCTATGAAATCTTTTGCTAATGCGTCATGGTTGAGTAATATTACTATTATGGAGGGGAAaataaatgaagcttggattaGTTACAATTCTAGCTCATATAATTTGAGTGTTGTCTTCACTGGTTTTAAAAACAATGTTGTTGTAAATCAGTCACTTTCTTATACTGTTGACTTGAGAATCCACCTACCTGAATGGGTCACTTTTGGATTCTCAGCCGCAACAGGCTATAATTATGCTATACATACTATTCATTCTTGGAATTTTAGTTCAAGTTTGGAAATTGACAATAACAATACCGACCCAAATGGCCCCAATCCAGTCCTCCCAAGCTCTAGGCTCATCAGAACATGGAAATTGCCCGTGTTCGTCATTGTTGGTGTATTTATTTTGGTTGGTGGGTTGGCCACAGTTCTATTTGCCTTGTGGAAGAGAAAACGGAGGGgtaatgaagatgatgatgcCCTTGATGAAGAATTTAAAAGGGAAGTCGGACCTAGGAGGTTTTCGTATGATGAATTGGCTCGTGCGACAAACGATTTCAACAGCAAAGAAAAGCTTGGCcaaggaggatttggtgaggTTTATAAGGGATTTTTAAGGACCTTAGACTCTATTGTTGCTATCAAAAGGGTATTAGAAGGGTCTAAACAGGGCATAGGGGAGTATGTATCTGAAGTAAAAATTATCGGTCAATTGAGACATAAGAATTTAGTGCAACTCATTGGATGGTGTCATGAAAAAAGTAAAGGACAACTATTACTCGTTTATGATTTCATGCCCAATGGAAGTTTAGATTCACATCTTTTTAGAGAAGATACCTTATTGGTATGGGAAGTGAGGTACAAAATTGTACAAGACTTGGCCTCAGCCTTGCTTTACTTGCATGAAGAATGGGAAAGTTGTGTGTTGCATAGGGACATAAAATCAAGTAATATTATGCTTGATTCAAATTTCAATGCCAAACTTGGGGATTTTGGATTAGCTAGGCTTGTGGACCATGCTAGGGGATCACTAACTACTAATTTGGCAGGTACCCAGGGCTATATGGACCCAAGATGTGTCATAACCCGAAAGGCAAATAAAGAATCAGATATCTATAGTTTCGGAATTGTTGCATTGGAGTTAGCTTGTGGAAGAAAACCAGTCATACACGAGGCCCCAGAAGATCAAATAGTCATGTTGGAGTGGGTTCGGGAGCTCCATGGAAGAGGAGAAGTACTTCTTAATGCGGCTGACCAAAGGTTGGGTGGAAATTTTGATGAACAACAAATGAAGTGTTTGTTGAATGTAGGGCTTTGGTGTGCTCACTCTGAATATGATCGTAGGCCTTCAATAAGGGAAGCAATTCAAGTGCTCAATTTTGAAGCTCCATTGCCTCTTCTTCAATTAGATACCCCTCTGTCATTATATCGTACTCCAACAGTGAATGAAGCTACAACTTTGCTTTCAACCTCTAGTGGTGCTACTAATTCTACAAAATGA